The Cryptococcus gattii WM276 chromosome B, complete sequence genome has a segment encoding these proteins:
- a CDS encoding Hypothetical protein (Similar to SGTC gene model, INSD accession EAL22311.1; CNBB4860), producing the protein MFALRMFESPAGNMHWQNYQYNGPLTPEMETTFKTEASRALSSIGSGSLGFSVSTSVTTVNGVTTGLTEFQVGKGTPWTAEEMAMLDSRFAALAPDGRMVG; encoded by the exons ATGTTCGCCCTAAGAATGTTCGAAAGCCCTGCAGGGAATATGCAC TGGCAAAACTATCAGTACAATGGCCCTCTGACTCCAGAGATGGAAACAACATTCAAGACGGAAGCTTCTCGCGCGCTTTCTAGCA TAGGCTCTGGATCTCTTGGTTTCTCTGTCTCGACTTCTGTCACTACCGTAAACGGTGTTACAACTGGCTTGACCGAGTTTCAGGTGGGCAAAGGAACACCGTGGACTGCAGAGGAGATGGCCATGTTAGACTCCAGGTTTGCAGCGCTGGCACCGGATGGGAGGATGGTAGGGTAA